One Lycium barbarum isolate Lr01 chromosome 5, ASM1917538v2, whole genome shotgun sequence genomic window carries:
- the LOC132640663 gene encoding eukaryotic translation initiation factor 1A, with amino-acid sequence MPKNKGKGGKNRKRGKNEADDEKRELVFKEDGQEYAQVQRMLGNGRCEAMCIDGTKRLCHIRGKMHKKVWIAAGDIVLVGLRDYQDDKADVILKYMPDEARLLKAYGELPENTRLNEGIANGLDEEDDAAVDDYIEFEDEDIDKI; translated from the exons atgccaaagaacaaaggtaaAGGAGGTAAAAACAGGAAAAGAGGTAAAAATGAAGCAGATGATGAGAAAAGAGAACTTGTTTTCAAAGAAGATGGACAAGAATATGCACAGGTACAACGTATGTTAGGTAATGGTCGTTGTGAAGCTATGTGTATTGATGGAACAAAACGTCTTTGTCATATACGTGGTAAAATGCATAAGAAAGTTTGGATTGCTGCTGGTGATATCGTTCTTGTTGGACTTCGTGATTATCAG GACGACAAAGCTGATGTGATCTTGAAGTACATGCCTGATGAGGCCAGGTTATTGAAGGCATATGGAGAGTTACCGGAGAACACAAGGCTTAATGAGGGTATTGCTAATGGTCTGGATGAGGAGGATGATGCTGCTGTGGATGATTACATTGAATTTGAGGATGAAGACATTGACAAAATATAA
- the LOC132639282 gene encoding uncharacterized protein LOC132639282, protein METSIGKRSSNPYIPPKGQLTKQRSSKLESILEKVLANQDKVDRTLNGLTETVGSHAIFIQKLESQMKDISREQHLLQKGGLPSDTIPNPKNGGGGSAEKKVIELKPIVEEEEAQSDVLTIIEEVPTKIPIVEKVADIPKSSKKTETSDTCKQTVKGDFRPLTQLLKSKPPFPQRLVKKTEYTKCQRFYDQLKQLSMNVPFLDVVKEIPEFAKYLKDLLTKKRSVKHDTVSLTHHVSLILSTITIHKKKDLGAFTIPCVVGHHDLARAFCDNGASINLMPLVIYKQSGLGMPRPTTMQLKMADRSIKRPVGVIDDVLVWVGDILLPADFVILDCGVDRDIIIILGRPFLATGRTLMDSEKNEIKF, encoded by the exons atggagacctcaatAGGGAAAAG gagttccaatccttatattcCACCAAAGGGTCAGTTGACTAAACAAAGGAGTTCTAAGTTAGAGAGCATACTTGAAAAAGTGCTAGCCAACCAAGACAAAGTAGATAGAACATTGAATGGGCTGACTGAAACTGTAGGATCTCACGCTATTttcattcagaagcttgagtcacagatgaAGGATATTTCCAGAGAGCAACACCTTTTACAGAAGGGAGGACTGCCAAGTGATACTATTCCAAATCCGAAGAATGGTGGAGGTGGT aGTGCTGAAAAGAAGGTGATTGAGCTCAAGCCAATTGTTGAAGAGGAAGAGGCACAGTCTGATGTTCTAACTATTATTGAAGAGGTTCCGACAAAGATTCCTATTGTcgagaaggttgctgatattccgaAAAGTTCAAAGAAGACTGAGACCAGTGACACCTGCAAGCAAACTGTTAAAGGGGATTTTCGCCCTTTGACCCAACTTTtaaaatctaaacctccctttcctcaaaggTTGGTGAAGAAGACGGAATATACTAAGTGTCAAAGATTCTATGATCAACTGAAGCAGTTATCGATGAACGTTCCATTTCTGGATGTTGTCAAAGAAATACCCGAATTTGCAAAGTATTTGAAAGATTTACTGACAAAGAAGAGGTCCGTGAAGCATGACACTGTGAGTTTGACTCACCATGTTAGTTTAATATTATCTACAATAACAATTCATAAGAAGAAAGATCTAGGGGCCTTTACTATTCCATGTGTTGTCGGCCACCATGACTTGGCTCGTGCTTtttgtgataacggggctagcatcaATCTAATGCCGCTTGTTATATACAAGCAATCGGGATTAGGGATGCCTAGACCTACTACCATGCAACTGAAAATGGCTGATAGATCTATTAAGAGGCCGGTTGGAGTTATAGATGATGTACTAGTTTGGGTTGGTGATATTCTTCTACCTGCTGActttgtgattcttgattgtggTGTTGATcgagatattattattattttgggaagacctttccttgctacaggaagGACTCTTATGGattctgaaaagaatgaaatcaaaTTCTAA
- the LOC132640662 gene encoding GDSL esterase/lipase At4g01130-like has translation MSFWCSIVVWLLLIGSSSLVESKCAFEAIFNFGDSNTDTGGFCAAFPPQGSPYGMTYFKRPVGRPTDGRVIVDFLAQAFGLPFVSPYLQSIGSDFKHGANFATSASTVLMPQTSLFVSGVSPFYLDVQLQQFKEFKVKVDALQNKGNTNLPPSDIFGKSLYTFYIGQNDFTGNLASQGIGGVKQYLPQVVSKITSTIKEIHGLGGRTFFVLNLAPIGCYPMFLVQLSHDSSDIDEFGCLKSYNNAVVEYNNMLKEALAQTRKELSDANVVYVDTHSVLLELFQHPTSHGLKYGTRACCGHGGGSYNFNQQVLCGNTKEIDGQTLSATACEDPYNYVSWDGVHATDAANKQIASAILSDSHFDPPFSLHKLCDIQRIG, from the exons atgagTTTTTGGTGTTCAATTGTGGTTTGGTTACTTTTAATAGGAAGTTCTAGTTTGGTGGAAAGCAAATGTGCATTTGAGGCTATCTTTAACTTTGGAGACTCCAACACTGATACAG GTGGATTTTGTGCAGCATTTCCACCTCAAGGGTCTCCTTATGGAATGACTTATTTCAAAAGACCAGTAGGACGACCAACTGATGGCAGGGTTATCGTTGATTTTCTTG CTCAAGCATTTGGTTTGCCATTTGTGAGTCCATATTTGCAATCAATTGGATCTGATTTCAAACATGGTGCCAACTTTGCAACATCTGCATCCACAGTGCTCATGCCACAAACATCATTGTTTGTATCAGGCGTTAGCCCCTTCTATCTTGATGTTCAGCTACAACAGTTCAAGGAATTTAAGGTCAAAGTCGATGCACTTCAGAATAAAG GGAATACTAATCTGCCTCCCTCAGACATATTTGGGAAGTCACTTTATACATTCTACATAGGTCAGAATGATTTCACTGGCAATTTGGCAAGTCAAGGAATAGGTGGAGTGAAGCAGTACTTACCTCAAGTAGTTTCCAAAATTACTAGCACCATCAAG GAAATCCATGGATTAGGGGGGAGAACATTTTTCGTACTTAACCTTGCACCAATTGGATGCTACCCAATGTTTCTGGTCCAGCTCTCTCACGATAGTTCTGATATTGATGAGTTTGGGTGCTTGAAATCATACAACAATGCAGTGGTGGAATATAACAATATGCTTAAAGAAGCATTGGCACAAACCAGAAAAGAACTTTCAGATGCAAATGTTGTTTATGTGGATACTCATTCTGTGCTCCTGGAGCTTTTCCAACACCCCACTTCTCACG GGTTAAAATATGGAACCAGAGCATGTTGTGGACATGGAGGTGGTTCTTACAACTTCAACCAGCAGGTATTATGCGGAAATACCAAAGAGATAGATGGACAAACATTGTCAGCCACAGCTTGTGAGGATCCATACAATTATGTAAGCTGGGATGGGGTACATGCCACTGACGCAGCAAACAAACAAATTGCATCTGCCATTCTCAGTGATTCTCATTTTGATCCTCCATTTTCACTACATAAATTATGTGATATTCAGCGAATCGGTTGA